The genomic window TTTGAGTTTGCCCCTTATTCGGGATATCTCCCCATTTGTAAACTCATTTTCATGCCTTATGGAATCCAATGTGGGACTGTTAACACATTGTTTAGATTTTGTGTGAAATTTTATAAGTAACATTccaaaatgaaagataaaaacTAACCCATCTTTGTTCACAGTGAGGACTTAAGGAGCATCATCTCATGAATCTTTTTGTCTGCAGACATCAAATGAATGCAGAATTCACTTGAGTTTTTTTACTTATGCTTTCCTCTCTTTAAACACTGTCTATTTACCTGTGGTGATGCATGCTTCATCAATCAATCATTAATCATATTTGTTCTTCAGCTCTACAGCCAAGATAAGGAGCGAGGTTCTATCTCCTTTTCGGTCTCTTAGGATGTTCTTTTACATCGCTTTTATCGCAAGTGCTTCTCTTGGAACACTCATAGCAACATCACAACTAATTGGTGCATTGACAAATCCCTCAAGAGCATCCCAAGTTCCTGAAATTCTCAAAGGCCTTGGCATCGACATTGGAGCGGTATCTTTGTTTGCTTTCTTGTACTTAAGAGATAACAAAGCCAAGAATGCACAAGAGGCTCGGCTCTCGAGAGAGGAATTTTTGTCAAATCTTAAGCTCCGTGTGACAGAGAATAAGATCATTCCTGTAAACTCATTAAGAGGAATTGCTCGACTGGTAATCTGTGCTGGCCCGGCATCCTTCATAACCGAGTCTTTTAAGCGAAGTGAACCTTTCACTGAAAGTCTTTTGGACAGAGGAGTGCTTGTAGTTCCCTTAGTAACGGATGGAAACTCGCCTGTTTTAGAGTTTGAAGAGACCGAGACTGAGACTGATGAGGCAAAGCAACTTGCCACCAGAAGGAAGAGACTATGGCAGCTGGCTCCAGTTATCATCTCCGAATGGTCCGAGTATGTCTATGAGTGACGacacaaatttaattttatttccttttgttttcattaatttattttctaatcTTGTTAATAGGTGGCTAGATGAACAAAAGAAGTTGGCAGGTGTATCCTCCGAGTCTCCAGTGTAAGTACTATCCATGCTAGTGTTGAAATGTATAATGTGCAGATATACATGATTGAAAATTATATAAAGAAGtagtattttaagttttaaacaCAAGTTATAATCTGTATACCCTAAGTTTGAATAATAGAAAATCACTACAGTCACTCTGTTGTCAGAGACTAAGGCACAGTTGGGCGAACTCCGTGATCAAATCTTGTGTATTCTTTGTTTGCATTTTTCGTATGTTTTCTTTTGAACCAGATTGCTGTTCTAACACTTTCACTGTACAGGTATCTATCTCTACGCTTGGATGGTCGAGTTCGTGGAAGCGGCATCGGTTATCCTCCTTGGAATGCTTTTGTTGCACAATTACCACCAGTGAAGGGAATGTGGACTGGTCTATTGGATGGCTTCGATGGTAGAGTTTagaacaagttttttttttctttcttcagaAGCTTAATCTTTCATATACTCATCCACCAAAAATAAGGAGTTCAGCCCATTCTATCAAACTTTCATACTTTGGTCTCTATATAATTTTTCGCCTTAGTCTTTTGATGTATTGAAATGTACttgaaaaatcatatatttagtTTAGGACAAACTAAGTCTCTTTCAATGGTTTAGTctatagtttttgttttttattttttatttttaatatctGTCTTTCTGATCATCACTTCCATTATAGATCGTcgtaaaaaaatgaatttatagcTAACTCATCTTCTTATCAATCTTGATTAGCTCCAGACTTGTTGGTCTACTTTCCATATTAATCCTCTTACAAATCTTCTTTACCCATGTCCAAGCACATTATAATTATGCATAAGCTTTACTTTTAAGCTCGAGAAACATTATTCTATCGACCGGAGATTTCTTCTTGCCGTTTTACTCATCCTAGTTGTatcttcttcaattttcatttaCATGTTAGAGTTGGTTTTCTTTGTTGAATGTTAGAGCTCAATTGTTCTATAGTTCCAACTTTTCATTAATTTCCTGTTGACACTCCACAAGTCAATTGTACTAAGAATATGTATGATCCACACAAAAATTGCAAGGtaataaaaaaagagagagaaaagttGACTCTTGAAAAATATTGGAGTCTTGGATATTGAAAATTttagatattaattaaaaaatgttctatattttcatcattttcattttgtgTTCTCACACTTGTTAGTCCTTCATAGTGATATTAATTTAGTAAAGCATTTTacataagaaaacaaaaaaaaaaatatgctaaGGGGGCAGGGCCATGATCATAGCAGCACCAAATTCACACACTTGCTcctgaaaattgctttttaggccccctGCAGTGCTCCCAGACCCCCCCGTAAACCCAACAACACCCCTGCTTTTGGACTTTGTATCATACGATCTGAAGTCAAAACATCTTTGGAATGGAAGATCTGAAACGCAGAAGCAGAAAACGATGTTCTATCTTCTTCTCCGTCGCAACCTCGTCAGAAACGCAGCCGCACCACCactccatcttcttcttctcagcCCGCAACCCACTATAAATCGGTTAGTATCTTCTTATCTTTGAATCTTCATGGGTTAGCTTTTTGATCGTGTTGACCAGGAGAATGCGACTGCACCGGCGTTGAAGGTGGTTGAAAGCGTTGAAGGTGGTTGaaacccctgttggagcggaggggggttgtgtacctgcaggcactccgacgctcaagtcagtttgtgtgtgAGTAGGTTTTCTTTGCTAAAAATATGCATACCTTGTgaatgaagtggagtcacatatatatagcccccagcgcagggccaaggcccttgatggcattaatggccatcaagtggctgccggaaaacggttTGGgagccttgatgtgcagtaaatgcccaTCATTCCagtttacggccgttacgatacgcgagagtatcagaccgttggagagTCGAGTAAGTCTCGCGGGCTCTTCATGGTAGGCTTGCTCGGGGCGTATTTGTTCGACATCCTCTGGTGCTCGAGCATctatgctcggcccagaacaggagccccccaagttgtTATGCTCGTTGATGAGGATAATAACTTTGAAGCTTGAACGATTCGTCTCGTGCTTTTAGGAGATCTTTCGGTTTTGTCGAACGTAACTATTTCGAGATGGCCCGCCGTGTTTTTCTTCCTTGAATTTTCGTGATCCCCTTtggtcaaagtcaagctttggaaaaGGGGAAGCGTTTTTTCCAAGTGGTCAACCCTAGGTACCAGTAGCCGTCTCTTGCATTTATGGTCCGTTAAGCACGATGTTGGGCTTTTTGGGCGGCAAGTTTCCTTACAAATACTTGCtgcttttcttttgcctttcaTAATTTGCCTTCCATAATTGTGCTTTGAGTATCAGCGATGGATAAGAAGAATTCCAAGAAGGTGGCCGTCGAGAGCTTCAAGTCCCAGAGGGGGAAGAAGAAAGCGGAAGCGTCCACCGCTGTGGTGACTTGTTCCCAGAAGGCAAGAGAGACCAAGGTGATACCCTCTCCTCAGAAACCTCCGATACGTCAGGTTCCGACGGGACGGATAAAGATTATGCGGAGTTTCTGAAGGCTTATAAGTCTCCAGATTTCTACCCTCTTTTCTTCTCCTCCGACGAAGGGGAGTCTCAGGCGACGGTAGAATCCAAGATGAAGCCAGCGGAGGTGTTGAAGATTGATTCGGATTCCGAGCATGAGGATTAGATGCTCGGGTCCTTTGTAATTTTTCTCCTTTGTATTGGCCTTTTATCAATAAAGAATGTCGAGTTTTATGTGTTTCGAGcgtatttttattttgcagtCGTGCTTTATTTATGCTCTTTGTCTTTTGTAATGTCCTGAATTTTCCGAACGAACAGGGCTAATCATAGTTCTGAGCGGATTTTTACGAGCGAGCGTTATATCCTTTCGAGCGCGTGTCCGGTTTTACGATCTTGTCGAGGAACATGATGCTTTAATTTGGTATTTAAGGCCCTTCCCGCACTTTAGCGAGAATAACGGGGATTAAATCCTGAGGATCGTGCATTACCCTTTTGGGTTGCGATCTTCCCGTGACGTGGCGTCTTGGGTTCTGCGAGATTTACGCGAGCAGATGGAtgtgacttgaaaggacgagtcgcttcgcttttgttggatatttgaattggcttaattttgctaaaacaaatatactaacaagatgttggaaaacatgttacaacatcatatttgccaaggaaatctcgcgcatttaattagagcatctgctatatatggaaatccacttaagaaCACGATtattgaagatttgatctgatcaggagctttaaggataagacaaacttaatggaatagctggatgacttatcctatcctctaaagtcccttaaacacttttggaaagtttctataattcttgatgaagatcaaaagagaatcagatcaccttttatgactCTCAAGGAGCATCCTATTGATTCTGaagcaagaggagcgtgctagttcattatatatatgaagaccaagttcaagactaagtatctcattgaaaaatattaaaaacacatattgagtctttgttgagtctttgtttgtatttgttaattgtaattcttacttgtggattctataacacgagttaagaagtaagtttattattgtaaggttactcctaagctttgaagtacagagtttaccgtgtgtgattcacttgaagcttttaagcaagagtgaagtagtgtcttggtaagttgttgccacatcattcccaacattgtttaaacaacacaggttgtgttgtgtgagtggaagtgagatgggatctcatgtctaggagttcctaggcagaagttgcatgagtagtgtcgaggttataaggcgtaaaccaggggtttgctggaggtcttagtttaaggcgtaaatcctagggtttgctggaggtcttagtaactagaactattagtggatttccttcctggattggtatcccccagagtaggcagttggctgaactgggttaacaattacctgtgcaatttatttattctctaacagtattttatatgttatatgttatacaagatgtgccaacaatagaaacaacattattcataaagtagttgttgggacatcttgggcaacatcattctagtgataccagaatttcaattggcatcagagcaggcacgcTGTTCtattattttgggtgagctccagggaagtactttctggtacaatggataaagaaggagggtcagtgtctaaaccccctttactgacaggtcctgagaactatgactattggaaatctcgtatggaggctttcataaaatcaattgatagcaggacatggaaggctgtgatgcgaggatgggaaccaccaatggttcttgacaaggATGGCAAGAAAACTGATGTAAAGAAGCCAGATGAcgaatggacaaaagatgaggatgatctagcacttggcaactccaaagccttgtatgcaattttcaatggtgtggatgctaacatgttcaggcttgtcaaGAGATGTactactgctaagcatgcctgggaaattctgagaaaagctcatgaaggaacatctaaagtaaagctatctaagcttcagatgctcaaaaccaattttgagaatctcagaatgaaggaggaggaaagcattcatgactttcaaatgaatgtgcttgactttgcaaattcgtttgatgcacttggaaaacctatcatagatgaggagctagttggaaaaatactcagatctttgcctaaaagatttgatatgaaggtgacaaccattgaggaggctcatgatctttcaagtctaaatttagatgaactcataggatcacttcagacctatgaaattggcttgaacaggaggaatgaaaagaaagataaaaatctagcctttgcttcaaaaagtgttgctgatgacttacaaattgaatctgaaggtgaagaaagcttagctgagtctatggctatgcttgggagacagttcaacaagttgatgaagaaagtggaccAAAGGCCTAAGTCtaatggtcgattcaacaacaacaaacagtccagctttcagaaaaagacaaatgaagatgaaagaggagtgagatgccatgaatgtgaaggttttggccatatcagaacagaatgtccaacctttctaaaaaggcaaaagaaaagtcttgtggtttcatggtctgatacagattcagaggaggaagaatctgctaaatttgttaatgcattaacaggagtttgtgtatctgactcagaatcatgtgatgatgaggtaacttatgaagaactagctgctacttacaaagatcttcataatagaagc from Trifolium pratense cultivar HEN17-A07 linkage group LG1, ARS_RC_1.1, whole genome shotgun sequence includes these protein-coding regions:
- the LOC123902108 gene encoding protein LOW PSII ACCUMULATION 1, chloroplastic-like isoform X2: MALAPFGSANSNTLFLTFPIPPPSYLIHNKNHHRSTNFVFSSTSHVSYAHKRSSSGATIICSASNNKPSQISSTAKIRSEVLSPFRSLRMFFYIAFIASASLGTLIATSQLIGALTNPSRASQVPEILKGLGIDIGAVSLFAFLYLRDNKAKNAQEARLSREEFLSNLKLRVTENKIIPVNSLRGIARLVICAGPASFITESFKRSEPFTESLLDRGVLVVPLVTDGNSPVLEFEETETETDEAKQLATRRKRLWQLAPVIISEWWLDEQKKLAGVSSESPVYLSLRLDGRVRGSGIGYPPWNAFVAQLPPVKGMWTGLLDGFDGRV
- the LOC123902108 gene encoding protein LOW PSII ACCUMULATION 1, chloroplastic-like isoform X1, producing MALAPFGSANSNTLFLTFPIPPPSYLIHNKNHHRSTNFVFSSTSHVSYAHKRSSSGATIICSASNNKPSQISSTAKIRSEVLSPFRSLRMFFYIAFIASASLGTLIATSQLIGALTNPSRASQVPEILKGLGIDIGAVSLFAFLYLRDNKAKNAQEARLSREEFLSNLKLRVTENKIIPVNSLRGIARLVICAGPASFITESFKRSEPFTESLLDRGVLVVPLVTDGNSPVLEFEETETETDEAKQLATRRKRLWQLAPVIISEWSEWLDEQKKLAGVSSESPVYLSLRLDGRVRGSGIGYPPWNAFVAQLPPVKGMWTGLLDGFDGRV